The Pseudanabaena galeata CCNP1313 genome includes a region encoding these proteins:
- a CDS encoding type II toxin-antitoxin system VapC family toxin yields the protein MTVVLDTSFLFALTDLTDRNHDRVLSVVQSINEPLLLPSVVLPEVCYLIASRLGHQAMRKFIANLVVSGVQIESMTAKDLERVNQILEQYADSQLDFVDAVIVAIAERLRITRVLTLDRRDFSIMRPRHCDYFEILP from the coding sequence ATAACTGTTGTACTTGATACTAGCTTTCTGTTTGCTCTAACGGATTTAACAGATCGTAATCACGATCGCGTTCTGTCTGTAGTGCAAAGTATCAATGAGCCATTACTGCTGCCTAGTGTCGTTTTGCCTGAAGTTTGTTATTTGATTGCTTCAAGGTTAGGACATCAGGCGATGCGGAAATTTATTGCTAATTTGGTTGTTAGTGGGGTTCAAATAGAATCGATGACAGCAAAAGATTTGGAACGAGTTAATCAAATTTTAGAGCAGTATGCTGATAGTCAACTTGATTTTGTTGATGCGGTAATTGTGGCGATCGCTGAAAGATTAAGAATCACCCGCGTTTTAACTTTGGATCGCCGTGATTTTTCGATTATGCGACCTAGGCATTGTGATTATTTTGAGATATTGCCTTAG
- the brnA gene encoding type II toxin-antitoxin system BrnA family antitoxin, with protein MKRPALETQSVSVNLPQWMIAALDRESVRLDVDRQSVIKFWLAERLE; from the coding sequence TTGAAACGTCCTGCTTTAGAAACTCAGTCTGTTTCTGTCAATTTACCACAGTGGATGATTGCTGCCCTTGATAGAGAGTCGGTAAGGTTAGACGTAGATCGTCAATCTGTAATAAAGTTTTGGCTTGCTGAAAGATTAGAGTAG
- the gltB gene encoding glutamate synthase large subunit has translation MNSNALPVKQGLYDPQFEHDACGVGFIVHKSGKKSHAIVEQGLTILENLEHRGACGCETNTGDGAGILMQIPHKFLVKVAAAANITLPEVGQYGVGMVYASPDPATRRNGRQAFTQLVEAEGLTVLGWRDVPTDNSSLGATAQSSEPFMQQVFIQRSPDLADDLAFDRKLFVLRKLAHTAIRTSNIDSYWYPSSLSCRTIVYKGMLMTAQVGMYYPDLRDPDMESALALVHSRFSTNTFPSWERSHPYRYIAHNGEINTLRGNTNWMIARQSMFESDLFGDDISKIKPVINIEGSDSTIFDNALELLVLAGRSLPHAVMMMIPEPWTAHESMSDEKKAFYEYHSCLMEPWDGPASIAFTDGTMIGAVLDRNGLRPSRYYVTKDDLVIFASEAGVLDISPEMIESKGRLQPGRMFLVNMEEGRIVADEEIKHQIATEHPYREWINQHMVEIASLKDGVANEPEATALTQKQMAFGYSFEDLRLLLTPMARDGVEAVGAMGADTPLAVLSNRPKLLYDYFQQLFAQVTNPPIDSIREEIITSAETTIGAERNLLKPEPESCHLIELKTPILSDAEFAKLKHINEGGFKSVTLSTLFAPKSGVSGLEAAITEICTKADQAIADGVNILILSDRGVNPDNAPIPALLAVSGLHHHLIRTGTRTRVGLVLESGEPREVHHFALLIGYGCGAINPYLAFETIKDMIDQRLLVNVEFKTACKNFIKSATKGVTKVASKIGISTIQSYRGAQIFEAVGLNQDVIKKYFTWTASRIEGANLEVIAKEAIARHTHAFPDRPASGNTLDVGGDYQWRKDGEAHLFSPETIHALQKAVRDGNYELFKKYSALVNEQNQQHFTLRGLLDFKARESISIDEVEPIESILSRFKTGAMSYGSISQEAHEALAIAMNRIGGKSNTGEGGEDPDRYTWTNEQGDSKNSAIKQVASGRFGVTSLYLSQAKEIQIKMAQGAKPGEGGQLPGKKVYPWIAKVRHSTPGVGLISPPPHHDIYSIEDLAELIHDLKNANRAARISVKLVSEVGVGTIAAGVSKAHADVVLISGYDGGTGASPQTSIKHAGLPWELGLAETHQTLVLNNLRSRIVVETDGQMKTGRDVVIAALLGAEEFGFATAPLVTLGCIMMRVCHLNTCPVGVATQDPQLREKFTGDPAHTVNFMTFIAMEVRELMAKLGFRTLDEMVGRTEVLEAKQAVEHWKAKGLDFSKILYQPEVGEDVGRYCQIPQDHGLDKSLDMTVLLDLCQAAIVDGEPVQETIPIKNINRAVGTILGNEITKRHWEGLPDDTVHLHFQGTAGQSFGAFVPSGVTMELEGDTNDYLGKGLSGGKIILYPHKASTFVAEENVIAGNVALYGATSGEVYIRGIAGERFGVRNSGVNAVVEGIGDHGCEYMTGGKVVVLGLTGRNFAAGMSGGVAYILDESGDFATRCNTSMVGLESLEDPEEIKDLKQLIQQHVDYTESAKGAKVLADWNAIAPKFVKVMPKDYKRVLQAIKEALEDGLSGDDALNAAFEANSRDVARIGGS, from the coding sequence ATGAATAGCAACGCATTGCCAGTAAAACAAGGTTTGTACGATCCACAATTTGAACACGATGCTTGTGGAGTCGGGTTTATCGTTCATAAGTCAGGGAAAAAATCCCATGCGATTGTTGAGCAGGGTTTAACAATTCTGGAAAATTTGGAGCATCGCGGCGCGTGCGGTTGCGAAACAAATACAGGTGACGGTGCAGGGATTTTGATGCAAATCCCCCATAAATTCTTGGTAAAAGTAGCCGCCGCCGCAAATATCACCTTGCCAGAAGTAGGACAGTACGGTGTAGGGATGGTCTATGCTTCTCCCGATCCTGCAACCCGTAGAAACGGCCGACAAGCTTTTACGCAATTAGTTGAAGCCGAAGGCTTAACGGTTTTAGGTTGGCGCGACGTACCAACTGATAATTCCTCACTGGGGGCTACCGCCCAATCCAGTGAACCTTTCATGCAGCAAGTATTTATCCAGCGATCGCCTGATCTAGCCGATGACCTCGCCTTCGATCGCAAACTATTTGTGCTGCGTAAACTTGCCCATACGGCAATTCGCACCTCAAATATTGATTCTTACTGGTATCCTTCTAGCCTCTCCTGCCGCACGATTGTTTATAAAGGAATGTTGATGACCGCGCAAGTGGGAATGTATTACCCCGATCTGCGCGATCCCGATATGGAGAGCGCTCTAGCTCTGGTTCACTCACGCTTTAGTACGAATACTTTCCCCAGTTGGGAGCGATCGCACCCCTACCGCTACATTGCCCACAATGGCGAAATCAACACTTTGCGCGGCAATACTAACTGGATGATTGCCCGTCAGTCGATGTTTGAGTCGGATTTGTTTGGCGATGATATTTCCAAGATCAAGCCAGTTATTAACATTGAGGGCAGTGACTCAACAATTTTTGATAACGCTTTGGAATTGCTCGTACTCGCAGGGCGATCGCTGCCTCATGCGGTGATGATGATGATTCCTGAGCCTTGGACAGCCCATGAGTCCATGAGCGACGAGAAGAAAGCCTTTTATGAATACCATTCCTGTTTGATGGAACCTTGGGATGGTCCCGCATCCATCGCCTTCACCGATGGCACAATGATCGGCGCAGTCTTAGATCGCAATGGTTTACGTCCTTCGCGCTACTACGTCACCAAGGATGATCTAGTCATCTTCGCTTCGGAAGCAGGGGTATTAGATATCTCACCTGAAATGATTGAATCGAAAGGTCGTTTGCAACCAGGGCGGATGTTCCTTGTAAATATGGAAGAAGGGCGGATTGTTGCTGATGAAGAAATCAAGCATCAAATCGCCACTGAACATCCATATCGCGAATGGATTAATCAGCATATGGTGGAAATTGCCAGTCTCAAGGATGGCGTTGCTAATGAACCAGAAGCTACAGCTTTAACCCAGAAGCAAATGGCTTTTGGCTATTCCTTTGAGGATTTGCGTTTGCTGCTAACCCCAATGGCGCGGGATGGTGTGGAAGCTGTGGGTGCGATGGGTGCTGACACTCCTTTAGCAGTTCTTTCCAATCGTCCGAAACTACTCTACGATTATTTCCAACAGCTATTCGCACAGGTAACTAATCCCCCCATTGATTCTATTCGGGAAGAGATTATTACTTCTGCGGAAACTACCATTGGTGCTGAACGGAATTTGCTCAAGCCTGAACCAGAAAGCTGTCACTTGATTGAGCTAAAGACTCCCATCCTTAGTGATGCTGAATTTGCCAAACTCAAGCATATTAACGAAGGTGGTTTTAAATCAGTTACACTTTCCACTTTGTTTGCTCCTAAGTCTGGGGTATCTGGATTAGAAGCAGCAATTACTGAGATTTGTACAAAGGCAGATCAAGCGATCGCTGATGGTGTGAATATTTTGATACTTAGCGATCGCGGCGTGAATCCTGACAATGCCCCAATTCCTGCATTATTGGCTGTGTCAGGATTGCATCACCATCTCATCCGCACAGGAACTCGTACTAGAGTCGGGCTAGTCCTCGAATCTGGCGAACCTAGGGAAGTCCACCACTTTGCATTATTAATCGGCTATGGTTGCGGTGCAATTAATCCTTACCTAGCGTTTGAAACGATCAAAGACATGATCGATCAACGTCTCTTGGTAAATGTCGAGTTCAAAACCGCTTGCAAGAACTTCATCAAGTCAGCTACTAAAGGCGTAACCAAAGTTGCTTCCAAAATTGGTATTTCCACAATCCAAAGCTATCGCGGCGCTCAGATTTTTGAAGCTGTCGGACTCAATCAGGATGTGATCAAGAAATACTTTACTTGGACAGCCTCCCGCATCGAAGGTGCTAATTTAGAAGTAATCGCTAAAGAAGCGATCGCTCGTCATACCCACGCCTTCCCCGATCGCCCTGCGAGTGGCAATACTCTCGATGTCGGTGGTGATTATCAATGGCGCAAGGATGGTGAAGCCCACTTGTTCAGCCCTGAAACTATTCACGCATTGCAAAAAGCAGTACGCGATGGTAACTATGAACTGTTCAAGAAATATTCGGCACTTGTCAACGAACAGAATCAACAGCATTTCACCCTGCGTGGCTTGCTTGATTTCAAAGCTCGCGAATCTATTTCCATAGATGAAGTAGAACCAATTGAATCCATCTTAAGCCGCTTTAAAACTGGCGCGATGAGCTATGGTTCTATTTCGCAAGAAGCTCATGAGGCTTTGGCGATCGCCATGAATCGCATCGGCGGTAAGTCCAACACAGGCGAAGGCGGTGAAGATCCCGATCGCTACACATGGACAAACGAGCAGGGCGATTCCAAAAATAGCGCCATCAAACAGGTTGCCTCTGGACGTTTCGGCGTAACTAGTCTCTATCTCTCCCAAGCCAAAGAGATTCAAATCAAAATGGCTCAAGGTGCGAAACCGGGAGAAGGCGGTCAACTCCCTGGAAAGAAAGTCTATCCTTGGATTGCCAAAGTCCGTCACTCCACCCCCGGTGTTGGCTTGATTTCACCACCACCTCACCATGACATCTACTCCATCGAAGATCTCGCCGAGTTGATTCATGATCTCAAGAATGCTAACCGCGCCGCCCGTATCAGCGTCAAGCTCGTATCGGAAGTGGGCGTAGGCACGATCGCCGCAGGGGTTTCTAAAGCCCATGCTGATGTCGTCCTCATCTCTGGCTACGATGGCGGCACGGGTGCATCACCTCAAACCTCGATCAAGCACGCTGGCTTACCTTGGGAGCTTGGACTCGCCGAAACCCACCAAACCCTCGTTCTCAACAACCTCCGCAGCCGCATCGTTGTCGAAACCGATGGACAAATGAAAACAGGTCGTGATGTCGTCATCGCCGCTTTACTTGGTGCAGAAGAGTTTGGCTTTGCCACTGCTCCCCTCGTTACCCTTGGCTGCATCATGATGCGCGTCTGCCATCTCAACACCTGTCCTGTTGGCGTGGCAACTCAAGACCCGCAACTGCGCGAGAAATTCACAGGCGATCCCGCACACACTGTCAACTTCATGACCTTCATCGCGATGGAAGTCCGTGAACTGATGGCGAAACTCGGTTTCCGTACCCTCGATGAAATGGTTGGTCGTACTGAAGTTCTCGAAGCGAAGCAAGCGGTCGAACATTGGAAAGCCAAAGGCTTAGACTTCTCGAAGATTCTCTATCAACCAGAAGTTGGTGAAGATGTCGGGCGCTATTGCCAAATTCCACAGGATCATGGATTAGACAAATCCCTTGATATGACTGTGTTGCTAGATTTATGTCAAGCAGCGATCGTTGATGGCGAACCCGTTCAAGAGACTATTCCCATTAAGAACATCAATCGCGCTGTCGGAACTATCCTCGGCAACGAAATCACCAAGCGTCATTGGGAAGGACTGCCCGATGACACCGTGCATCTACATTTCCAAGGTACGGCTGGTCAAAGCTTTGGCGCGTTCGTTCCCTCTGGTGTGACGATGGAACTCGAAGGTGATACCAATGACTACCTCGGTAAAGGACTTAGCGGCGGTAAGATCATTCTCTATCCTCACAAAGCTTCTACCTTTGTCGCTGAAGAGAACGTGATCGCTGGCAACGTCGCTCTCTACGGCGCAACCAGTGGCGAAGTCTACATTCGCGGCATCGCTGGCGAACGCTTTGGAGTTCGCAACTCTGGCGTAAATGCCGTAGTCGAAGGCATCGGCGATCACGGCTGCGAATATATGACTGGTGGTAAGGTTGTCGTTCTCGGATTAACAGGACGGAACTTTGCGGCGGGTATGAGTGGCGGTGTTGCCTACATTCTCGATGAGTCAGGCGACTTCGCAACCCGTTGCAATACCTCAATGGTCGGCTTAGAATCTCTCGAAGATCCCGAAGAAATCAAGGATCTGAAGCAGTTGATTCAACAACACGTTGACTATACGGAGAGCGCTAAGGGTGCGAAGGTTCTCGCTGATTGGAATGCGATCGCGCCTAAGTTCGTGAAGGTAATGCCCAAGGATTACAAACGGGTCTTGCAAGCAATTAAGGAAGCATTGGAAGATGGTTTGAGTGGTGATGATGCACTCAATGCTGCTTTTGAAGCCAATTCTCGCGATGTCGCCCGTATCGGTGGTAGCTAG
- a CDS encoding DUF3782 domain-containing protein, producing the protein MSNPTTIDDIYKLFQASQEQYDRRMAESKAEADRSMAELKKTVDRTTKAVEALTTRWGRFVEELVEPAVLRLFQEKGIDVKEVYPRARTKRQGFAMEIDILAVDDTELVLVECKSRLSKDDVDEFVEKLIRFKDSFPHYRNFKAYGAVAGIEINEGIDRYAYRQGLFVIKPSGDGVAIANDDDFKPASW; encoded by the coding sequence ATGAGTAACCCTACAACTATTGATGACATTTACAAGTTATTCCAAGCATCTCAAGAGCAATATGATCGCCGTATGGCTGAGTCTAAAGCTGAAGCCGATCGCAGTATGGCAGAACTAAAAAAAACAGTGGATCGAACTACTAAAGCCGTTGAAGCACTGACGACAAGATGGGGACGTTTTGTTGAAGAGTTAGTTGAACCTGCGGTATTACGACTATTTCAAGAGAAGGGAATTGATGTAAAGGAAGTCTATCCTCGCGCTAGAACTAAGCGTCAAGGATTTGCAATGGAAATTGACATACTAGCTGTCGATGACACTGAGTTAGTCCTAGTGGAATGTAAGTCACGTTTATCAAAGGATGATGTGGATGAGTTTGTTGAGAAGCTAATACGATTTAAAGATTCATTTCCCCATTATCGCAACTTTAAAGCCTATGGTGCTGTGGCAGGGATTGAGATTAATGAAGGGATAGATCGTTATGCTTATCGTCAAGGTTTGTTTGTGATTAAGCCTTCGGGTGATGGTGTGGCGATCGCCAATGATGACGATTTTAAACCTGCTTCATGGTAG
- a CDS encoding ribosomal maturation YjgA family protein, with protein sequence MLTNQFTFNRKYFYLTVLLFLIEVYIAIFIKDQFIRPFIGDVLVVILIYCFVKSFWKVSAKVTAISVFGFACAIEGLQYLNFVDRLGLSQNKLVATILGTTFDWKDIFAYALGTAIILVWESR encoded by the coding sequence ATGTTGACCAATCAGTTTACCTTTAATCGTAAGTACTTCTACTTGACAGTTTTACTCTTTTTAATAGAAGTTTATATCGCTATTTTTATCAAAGATCAGTTTATCCGTCCTTTTATTGGAGACGTGTTAGTAGTAATTCTGATTTACTGCTTTGTTAAATCCTTTTGGAAGGTTAGCGCTAAGGTGACCGCAATATCTGTTTTTGGGTTTGCCTGTGCGATCGAAGGATTGCAGTATCTAAATTTTGTCGATCGCCTAGGATTATCACAGAACAAACTTGTAGCAACTATTTTAGGAACAACCTTTGATTGGAAAGATATCTTCGCCTATGCTCTTGGAACTGCGATCATCCTAGTATGGGAAAGCCGCTAA